A genomic stretch from Caminicella sporogenes DSM 14501 includes:
- a CDS encoding permease: MILTEKIKKNKMLFSVSLVYIILLIVNRQKAVESFNNSMYYVIEMFQIMPVVFILTSLIEAWVPKKVIIDNLGEKSGYKGKLFSFIVGSLSAGPIYAAFPICKTLIRKGASISNVVIILSAWAVVKVPMLVNEAKFLGVEFMILRWILTIISILIMAYMVSVFVKRDSIPKLEQYENLEEEDMRVNINRDYCIGCGICEKLSPDNFMIENGKAVVIDGEINDRNRESVKNAVEKCPVNAITL, from the coding sequence ATGATATTGACAGAAAAAATAAAGAAAAATAAAATGCTGTTTAGTGTCAGTCTGGTATATATTATATTGTTAATAGTAAATAGACAAAAAGCTGTAGAGTCATTTAATAATAGTATGTACTATGTGATAGAAATGTTTCAGATAATGCCTGTAGTATTTATACTGACATCTTTAATAGAAGCATGGGTTCCTAAAAAAGTAATAATAGACAATTTAGGAGAAAAATCTGGCTACAAAGGCAAACTCTTTTCATTTATAGTTGGAAGTCTTTCAGCAGGTCCTATTTATGCAGCTTTTCCAATATGCAAGACTTTAATTAGAAAAGGAGCAAGTATTTCAAATGTAGTAATAATATTGAGTGCTTGGGCAGTTGTGAAAGTTCCTATGTTAGTTAATGAAGCTAAATTTTTAGGTGTTGAGTTTATGATTTTGAGATGGATACTGACAATAATATCAATATTGATTATGGCTTACATGGTATCTGTATTTGTTAAAAGGGATAGTATACCTAAATTAGAGCAGTATGAAAATCTTGAAGAGGAAGACATGAGGGTTAATATAAATAGAGATTATTGCATAGGTTGTGGAATTTGTGAAAAATTATCTCCAGATAATTTTATGATTGAAAATGGAAAAGCTGTAGTAATAGATGGTGAAATAAATGATAGAAATAGAGAATCTGTAAAAAATGCTGTAGAAAAATGTCCAGTAAATGCAATAACTTTATAA
- a CDS encoding permease translates to MDIFTLAFWIITLILFLISIKKDKKKTIDSMKMSRNMMKNMMGEIIGILFLIGLILSFIPPETIKNYMGGNHIFISTFISALVGSITLIPAFVAFPLVGSLVDKGASIMPAAAFLTTLTMVGIVTFSLEKREFGLKFALTRNTLSFIFAVLISLVMGVII, encoded by the coding sequence ATGGATATATTTACTTTAGCTTTTTGGATTATAACTTTAATTCTTTTTTTAATATCGATTAAAAAAGATAAGAAAAAGACTATTGATTCAATGAAAATGTCAAGAAATATGATGAAGAATATGATGGGAGAAATTATAGGTATATTGTTTTTAATAGGGCTGATTCTTTCATTTATACCACCTGAAACTATAAAAAATTATATGGGAGGAAATCATATTTTCATATCGACATTTATTTCAGCTCTTGTTGGAAGTATAACATTGATACCGGCATTTGTAGCTTTTCCTCTTGTAGGTTCTTTAGTAGATAAAGGAGCTAGTATAATGCCAGCAGCAGCTTTTTTAACTACTCTAACTATGGTTGGGATAGTAACTTTTAGTCTGGAAAAAAGAGAATTTGGATTAAAGTTTGCTCTTACTAGAAATACATTGAGCTTTATATTTGCAGTGTTGATTTCTTTGGTTATGGGGGTGATTATATGA
- a CDS encoding Crp/Fnr family transcriptional regulator, with protein MKLKYYIPLLKTFDLFKNLTEKDFYTFFNENNHRISNYPKKTLIYLQNEKCNTLDIILEGALLIQNVDENGNILTINIFETGSKIGGNLLFCDQNNYPMNVSSIEDSTLLHIKKDLILSLCQYNYHFLYEFMRDISNKAFMLGNKLKTISMKTIREQIIEFLTYEYFRQNSLKISLNMTKKEWAERLGIHRPSLSRELAKMQKEGLIEYDRNSITIKNKNIITK; from the coding sequence ATGAAACTCAAATATTATATCCCTTTATTAAAAACTTTTGACTTATTTAAAAATCTTACTGAAAAAGATTTCTATACTTTTTTTAATGAAAATAACCATAGAATATCAAATTATCCAAAAAAGACATTAATATATTTGCAAAATGAAAAATGCAATACTTTAGATATAATTCTCGAAGGGGCTCTTTTAATACAAAATGTAGATGAAAATGGAAATATTTTAACTATAAATATATTTGAAACAGGTTCTAAAATAGGAGGCAACCTGCTCTTTTGCGACCAAAACAATTATCCTATGAATGTATCTTCCATAGAAGATTCTACTTTACTGCACATAAAAAAAGATTTGATTTTAAGTTTATGCCAATATAACTACCATTTTCTATATGAATTTATGAGAGATATATCTAATAAAGCCTTTATGCTTGGAAATAAACTTAAAACTATAAGTATGAAAACTATAAGAGAACAAATAATAGAATTCTTAACTTATGAATATTTTAGACAAAATAGTTTAAAAATAAGCCTAAACATGACTAAAAAAGAATGGGCTGAAAGATTGGGAATTCACAGACCTTCTCTTTCCAGAGAACTTGCCAAAATGCAAAAAGAAGGACTAATTGAATATGATAGAAATTCAATAACAATCAAAAATAAAAACATCATTACAAAATAA
- the aroB gene encoding 3-dehydroquinate synthase, whose protein sequence is MYILDVNLVHKSYSIYIKKGIIRDIGRKLRKIYKNEKIAVITDSNVEKIYGKNIEDNLKRNGFLIEKIVVKSGEESKSLEVLKYIYDRLLDFEINRGDLILTFGGGVVGDLGGFAASTLLRGIPYVQVPTSLLAQIDSSIGGKVAVNLSRGKNLVGSFYHPEAVFIDPVLLETLEKRFLYDGMAEVIKYGCIRDRKLFKNLLKYNTEKELFDNIEEIIYSCCSIKKEIVENDEKDKGERMLLNFGHTLGHAVEKYFKYEKYTHGEAVAIGMYNITRRSEEQGMTEKGTANLIKEILNKYYLPYKMPDMDKEEIIKTINLDKKNKGSEMNIVLLKKIGESYIKKIKKIDVKKYFY, encoded by the coding sequence ATGTATATTTTAGATGTAAATCTTGTACATAAAAGTTATTCAATATATATAAAAAAAGGTATTATAAGAGATATAGGGCGAAAGTTAAGAAAAATATATAAAAATGAAAAAATAGCTGTAATAACAGATTCAAATGTTGAAAAAATATATGGGAAAAATATAGAGGATAATCTTAAAAGAAATGGATTTTTAATAGAGAAAATAGTGGTTAAATCAGGAGAAGAAAGTAAATCACTTGAAGTTTTAAAGTATATTTATGATAGACTTTTAGATTTTGAAATAAATAGAGGGGATTTGATACTTACTTTTGGAGGAGGAGTAGTTGGGGATTTAGGTGGTTTTGCTGCTTCTACACTTTTGAGGGGAATACCGTATGTACAAGTTCCAACATCTCTTTTAGCACAAATTGATAGCAGCATAGGGGGAAAAGTTGCCGTAAACTTATCAAGAGGAAAAAATCTTGTAGGTAGTTTTTATCATCCAGAGGCAGTATTTATAGACCCTGTACTTTTGGAAACTCTTGAAAAAAGATTTTTATATGATGGAATGGCAGAAGTAATAAAATATGGTTGTATAAGAGATAGAAAATTATTTAAAAATTTACTTAAATATAATACAGAAAAAGAGTTGTTTGATAATATAGAAGAAATAATATATTCATGCTGTAGTATAAAGAAAGAAATAGTTGAAAATGATGAGAAAGACAAAGGAGAAAGAATGTTATTAAATTTTGGACATACTTTAGGTCATGCTGTAGAAAAATATTTTAAATATGAGAAATATACTCATGGAGAAGCTGTAGCAATAGGTATGTATAATATAACAAGGAGAAGTGAAGAGCAGGGAATGACAGAAAAAGGCACAGCAAATTTAATTAAAGAAATATTAAATAAATATTATTTGCCATATAAAATGCCGGATATGGATAAAGAAGAGATAATTAAGACTATAAATCTAGATAAGAAAAATAAAGGAAGTGAAATGAATATAGTTTTATTAAAGAAAATAGGAGAAAGTTATATAAAAAAGATAAAAAAAATTGATGTAAAAAAATATTTTTATTAA
- the aroA gene encoding 3-phosphoshikimate 1-carboxyvinyltransferase — MKNTVKINPSVLSGEIKIPPSKSISHRAIICAGLSNGISYVDNLILSDDIKTTINGMKSLGADIECIESKVCENVYCAKIKGTQGIKVLNSTIDCNESGSTLRFLIPFALLAGEKITFTGRGKLIERPLTPYYEIFKEQGIYYKNDKGKLPLTINGNLKSGVFKIKGNISSQFISGLMFVLPLLDGDSCIKITTSLESKGYVDLTIDVLNEFGIEIKNNDYREFYIKGNQKYKSKYYKVEGDYSQAAFWMAAGLLGGSVKCKDLNINSLQGDKVILDILEKMGGKVKIDKSFIKVDKSVLCGKVIDASQCPDLVPILAVLGALSRGTTKIVNAARLRIKESDRLKAISTELNKIGADVKELEDGLVIRGKENLKGGVVDSWNDHRIAMALAVASIKCTQPVVITGCGAVKKSYPNFWEDFKSLGGTIDE, encoded by the coding sequence TTGAAAAATACAGTAAAGATAAATCCATCTGTATTAAGTGGAGAGATAAAAATTCCACCATCAAAGAGTATTAGCCACAGAGCTATTATATGTGCAGGACTTTCAAATGGAATAAGTTATGTAGATAATTTAATATTATCAGACGATATAAAGACAACTATAAATGGAATGAAGTCTTTAGGAGCTGATATTGAATGTATAGAAAGTAAAGTTTGTGAAAATGTATATTGTGCTAAAATTAAAGGAACTCAAGGAATTAAAGTTCTAAATTCTACTATTGATTGTAATGAATCAGGTTCAACTCTCAGATTTTTAATACCATTTGCACTTTTAGCAGGTGAAAAGATTACATTTACAGGGCGTGGAAAGCTGATTGAACGACCTCTTACTCCTTATTATGAAATATTTAAAGAGCAGGGTATATATTATAAAAATGATAAAGGGAAATTGCCATTAACTATAAATGGAAATTTAAAATCTGGTGTATTTAAAATTAAAGGCAATATTAGTTCGCAATTCATATCTGGGCTAATGTTTGTACTGCCGCTTTTAGATGGAGATTCATGTATAAAAATTACAACATCTCTTGAATCAAAGGGATATGTTGATTTGACGATAGATGTTTTGAACGAATTTGGAATAGAAATAAAAAATAATGATTATAGAGAATTTTACATAAAGGGAAATCAGAAGTATAAAAGTAAATATTATAAAGTAGAAGGTGATTATTCGCAAGCTGCATTTTGGATGGCAGCAGGATTATTAGGTGGCAGTGTAAAATGTAAAGATTTAAATATAAATTCTCTACAGGGAGATAAGGTAATTTTAGATATATTAGAAAAAATGGGTGGAAAAGTAAAGATAGATAAAAGTTTTATAAAAGTAGATAAGTCAGTACTTTGTGGTAAAGTTATAGATGCTTCACAGTGTCCAGATTTAGTTCCCATACTTGCAGTTTTAGGGGCTTTGAGCAGAGGAACGACTAAAATAGTAAATGCTGCTAGGCTTAGAATTAAAGAATCTGATAGACTAAAGGCAATATCTACTGAGCTTAATAAAATAGGAGCTGATGTAAAAGAGTTAGAAGATGGATTAGTAATAAGAGGAAAAGAAAATTTAAAAGGTGGGGTTGTTGATAGTTGGAATGACCATAGAATAGCTATGGCATTAGCTGTAGCATCTATTAAATGTACACAACCAGTTGTAATAACTGGCTGTGGAGCAGTAAAAAAATCTTATCCAAACTTTTGGGAAGATTTTAAGAGTTTAGGAGGAACTATAGATGAGTAG
- a CDS encoding FprA family A-type flavoprotein → MEHFKIKNNIYWTGVLDPELEVFDIVMKTEYGTTYNSYFIDDEKKILIDTVKPNFKDEFIEKLSKLTDIKKIDYIIINHTEPDHSGSLKYILEINPNAVVYCTKAASIFLKEQINGDFNCHIISDGETLDIGSKKLKFITAPFLHWSDTMFVYDEADKVLFTCDGFGTHYSSIDPKSVYKNEYKESFKYYYDSIVKPFAKHVLSALEKVKDLDIEIILTSHGPILSENIKYNIEKYYEWSKNEVENRNQKQVALLYLSAYTNTAVMAEKIKEGLESEGIKVEFLDVENESLEKIHLIINSSKGLLLGSPTINKTMVKPMWDVLSVIDPMANMGKVAGVFGSYGWSGEGIKMAHTLLKQMSFKVPFEPMSKKFFPSEETLKECYEFGKEFAKHI, encoded by the coding sequence ATGGAACATTTTAAAATCAAAAATAATATCTACTGGACAGGAGTATTAGACCCTGAATTAGAAGTTTTCGATATTGTAATGAAAACTGAATACGGTACAACGTATAATTCATATTTCATTGATGATGAAAAAAAAATTTTAATTGACACAGTTAAACCAAATTTTAAGGACGAATTTATTGAAAAACTTAGTAAATTGACTGATATAAAAAAAATAGACTATATAATAATCAATCATACTGAACCAGACCATTCAGGAAGCTTAAAATACATTTTAGAAATAAATCCTAATGCAGTAGTCTATTGTACTAAAGCTGCAAGCATATTTTTAAAAGAACAAATTAATGGTGATTTTAATTGTCATATTATTAGTGATGGAGAAACTTTAGATATAGGCAGTAAAAAATTAAAATTTATAACTGCTCCTTTCCTTCACTGGTCAGATACTATGTTTGTTTACGATGAAGCAGATAAAGTACTTTTTACTTGCGATGGATTTGGTACTCACTACAGTTCAATCGACCCTAAATCTGTTTATAAAAATGAATATAAAGAATCTTTTAAATACTACTATGATAGTATAGTAAAACCTTTTGCTAAACATGTACTAAGTGCTCTAGAAAAAGTTAAAGATTTAGATATTGAAATAATTTTAACTTCACATGGACCTATTTTATCTGAAAATATCAAATACAATATTGAAAAATACTATGAATGGTCTAAAAATGAAGTGGAAAACAGAAATCAAAAACAAGTAGCTCTTTTATATCTATCAGCTTACACTAATACTGCTGTCATGGCTGAAAAAATTAAAGAGGGTTTAGAATCAGAAGGAATTAAAGTCGAATTTCTAGATGTAGAAAATGAAAGCCTAGAAAAAATACACTTGATTATCAATAGTTCTAAAGGTCTGCTACTTGGTTCTCCAACAATAAATAAAACTATGGTTAAACCTATGTGGGACGTTCTTTCTGTTATAGACCCAATGGCAAATATGGGTAAAGTTGCTGGAGTATTTGGCTCTTACGGCTGGAGTGGTGAAGGTATAAAAATGGCACATACTTTGTTAAAACAAATGAGCTTTAAAGTTCCTTTTGAACCAATGAGTAAAAAATTCTTCCCATCTGAAGAAACGCTTAAAGAATGTTATGAATTTGGTAAAGAATTTGCTAAACACATATAA
- the aroC gene encoding chorismate synthase yields the protein MSSVWGKNIKISIFGESHGIAIGVVIDGIPPGIQLDIEYINKEMKRRAPGRNKISTSRKEGDNFEILSGYFNGRTTGTPIASIIYNTNQKSKDYEIIKNIVRPGHADYTGYIKYSGFNDYRGGGHFSGRITAPLVFAGAIAKQILNKRNIVIGSHIKSIGNIEEDSFNMINLDKSLLINLTNKEFPVIEDENEKRMKEYILKLKEEKDSIGGIIETAVVNLPVGIGSPFFDSVESRLSHLIFSIPAVKGIEFGAGFSITKLKGSMANDEMYVEEGKVKTYSNNNGGVLGGITNGMPLIFRTAIKPTPSIGTVQRTVDISIMKNTSIEIKGRHDPCIVPRAVPVVEAAAAIGLLDLMMENKLI from the coding sequence ATGAGTAGTGTATGGGGCAAAAATATAAAAATTTCAATTTTTGGAGAATCCCATGGGATAGCTATAGGTGTAGTAATAGATGGTATTCCTCCGGGGATACAGCTTGATATTGAATATATAAACAAGGAAATGAAAAGAAGAGCTCCTGGTAGAAATAAAATATCGACTTCTAGAAAAGAAGGAGACAACTTTGAAATATTGAGTGGTTATTTTAATGGAAGGACTACAGGAACACCTATTGCATCAATAATATATAATACTAATCAAAAGTCAAAGGATTATGAAATTATTAAAAATATTGTTCGTCCCGGACATGCTGATTATACAGGCTATATAAAATATTCTGGTTTTAATGATTATAGAGGTGGAGGACATTTTTCAGGAAGGATTACTGCTCCATTAGTATTTGCTGGAGCAATTGCAAAGCAAATTTTAAATAAAAGAAATATTGTAATTGGGAGTCATATAAAGAGTATAGGAAATATTGAAGAAGATTCTTTTAATATGATAAATTTAGATAAGTCTTTATTGATAAATCTTACAAATAAAGAATTTCCTGTTATAGAAGATGAAAATGAAAAGAGAATGAAAGAATATATTTTAAAGTTAAAAGAAGAAAAAGATTCTATAGGTGGAATAATTGAAACTGCAGTAGTAAATTTACCGGTAGGAATAGGTTCGCCTTTTTTTGATTCTGTTGAAAGCAGACTTTCGCATTTGATTTTTTCTATTCCGGCAGTAAAAGGAATAGAATTTGGGGCAGGATTTAGTATTACAAAACTTAAAGGTTCAATGGCAAATGATGAAATGTATGTTGAAGAAGGGAAAGTAAAGACTTATTCTAATAATAATGGAGGAGTATTGGGTGGTATTACTAATGGTATGCCTTTGATATTTAGAACTGCTATAAAACCTACACCATCAATAGGGACTGTTCAGAGGACAGTAGATATTTCCATTATGAAAAATACAAGTATAGAAAT